A single region of the Pirellulales bacterium genome encodes:
- a CDS encoding site-specific integrase, whose translation MATIFKRARDKKNRQAVYWIQYFDEQGKRRQVKGFTDRALSAELAAKLESEVRARTSGLVDPDLERASDQRRLPIDSHIKAFRKAIGHNTSKYVSLVTNRVSKVLSGCKFECLADVDREAIVDYLAELRQEKNLGNRSYNHYGDALDAFGKWLVSDKRSLFNPFDNLPRLNAEVDIRHKRRALSPEDVTKLIEAARASKKLVQLYPGELRARLYLMAFLTGLRRRELASLTSKNFTLDDEQPIVVVEAAFSKHRRKDTLPLHPELILLLRTWLPTLGPDEPLFPKLAKKKTYTMVQKDLKAAGIPYETAEGLADFHAAGRHSHITGLLKNGASVTEAKELARHTDVRMTMKYTHVGLKDQARALANLPSPTLKPGEDGNTVAASHSTGNGQKMNGPAPVNGRSLAAHRLQLCSSDGHSGSSSDTEGKNGSRPRNDASPSEEGLLASDDSESHPVAAMVKSGGGGNRTPIRFWRNWPRLLRLRQRPTPPRCTCAAVDARQSAGFGVG comes from the coding sequence ATGGCCACCATCTTCAAGAGAGCCCGGGACAAGAAGAACCGACAGGCCGTCTATTGGATTCAGTATTTCGACGAACAGGGAAAGCGCCGTCAGGTCAAAGGCTTCACCGACCGTGCCTTGTCCGCGGAGCTGGCGGCGAAGCTCGAATCCGAAGTCCGAGCCCGAACGTCCGGGCTGGTGGACCCTGATTTGGAACGGGCATCCGATCAGCGGCGGCTCCCGATCGACAGTCACATCAAGGCCTTCCGCAAAGCCATTGGCCACAATACGTCGAAATATGTCAGCCTGGTGACGAACCGCGTGAGCAAAGTGCTCAGCGGTTGCAAATTCGAGTGCCTGGCCGATGTCGACCGCGAGGCCATCGTCGATTACCTCGCCGAACTCCGCCAGGAGAAGAACCTCGGCAACCGTAGCTACAACCACTACGGCGATGCCCTGGACGCCTTCGGCAAATGGCTGGTCAGCGACAAGCGGTCGCTATTCAACCCGTTCGACAACTTGCCCAGGCTGAATGCCGAGGTAGATATTCGCCACAAGCGGCGTGCGTTGTCGCCGGAAGATGTAACCAAGCTCATCGAGGCCGCCCGAGCGAGTAAGAAGCTGGTCCAACTCTATCCCGGAGAACTCCGGGCAAGACTCTATTTGATGGCGTTTTTGACGGGCCTTCGCCGCAGAGAACTCGCCAGCCTGACCTCCAAGAACTTTACGCTCGACGACGAGCAGCCGATCGTCGTCGTCGAAGCGGCATTCTCGAAGCACCGACGCAAGGACACGCTTCCGTTGCACCCGGAACTTATCTTGCTCCTGCGGACTTGGCTGCCAACGCTCGGCCCGGACGAGCCGCTTTTTCCGAAGCTCGCCAAGAAGAAGACCTACACGATGGTCCAGAAAGACCTGAAAGCGGCCGGGATCCCTTACGAGACGGCCGAGGGGCTAGCCGACTTCCATGCCGCCGGTCGGCACTCCCACATCACCGGGCTATTGAAGAACGGAGCCAGCGTCACCGAGGCCAAGGAACTCGCCCGACATACCGACGTGCGGATGACCATGAAATACACCCACGTGGGGCTGAAAGACCAGGCGCGGGCCTTGGCCAACCTCCCCTCGCCCACCCTCAAGCCGGGAGAAGACGGGAACACCGTGGCGGCATCGCATTCGACCGGCAACGGGCAAAAAATGAACGGGCCAGCCCCGGTGAACGGCAGATCACTGGCTGCACATAGGCTGCAGTTATGTAGCTCAGATGGGCATTCTGGGTCGTCGTCTGACACCGAAGGAAAAAACGGCTCTCGGCCCAGAAACGACGCAAGCCCTTCGGAGGAAGGGCTTTTGGCGTCGGATGACTCCGAGAGTCACCCGGTGGCAGCAATGGTAAAAAGTGGAGGCGGCGGGAATCGAACCCCCATTCGATTCTGGCGTAACTGGCCACGCCTTTTGCGATTGCGTCAACGGCCAACACCCCCGCGCTGCACGTGCGCTGCAGTTGATGCGCGCCAATCGGCAGGGTTTGGCGTCGGATGA
- a CDS encoding protein kinase — protein MATLLRWCENADIELNDILLPGSLIGLNGTVNGARPIVGDWEIVTELSRWIEATNGLQYKVFEVRHRHLEERRGRGKLYDMSGLSDRDRIDLAEHLKRHPKVCHEVGPHPRIADNITALPDPNGRDWWVIDRWIEGRTLAEVLNGSRLEGERLAQTMRGIADGLVALHRHGILRRELSPAQIIVRAENNIPVLTDFELAKMLGNWPTVVARSDWGNDPYRAPEVAAGGEDLGPEIDVYSWGRILVHAATGSVPEVGGELAALEGVRLPKSVREIAVAAVQPPRSKRPHSMEEVIRAIRSWK, from the coding sequence ATGGCGACACTGCTACGGTGGTGCGAGAACGCCGACATCGAATTGAACGACATTCTATTGCCGGGCTCGCTCATCGGACTGAACGGCACGGTGAATGGAGCGCGGCCAATCGTCGGCGACTGGGAGATCGTCACCGAGCTGAGCCGCTGGATCGAGGCGACCAACGGATTGCAATATAAGGTCTTCGAGGTTCGACATCGGCATCTGGAGGAACGTCGGGGGCGAGGGAAGCTCTACGATATGAGCGGACTGTCGGACCGCGATCGAATCGATCTCGCCGAGCACCTCAAGCGTCATCCCAAGGTCTGTCACGAAGTCGGCCCTCATCCTCGTATCGCCGACAACATCACGGCACTTCCCGATCCGAACGGTCGTGACTGGTGGGTGATCGATCGCTGGATCGAAGGTCGGACGCTCGCGGAAGTGTTGAACGGGTCACGACTGGAAGGAGAGCGATTGGCCCAAACCATGCGTGGCATCGCCGACGGACTTGTCGCCCTGCATCGGCATGGCATTCTGCGACGGGAGTTGTCCCCGGCGCAGATCATCGTGCGTGCGGAGAACAACATCCCCGTGCTCACCGACTTCGAGTTGGCAAAGATGCTCGGCAACTGGCCCACGGTTGTGGCGAGATCCGACTGGGGAAACGATCCATATCGGGCTCCCGAAGTTGCCGCCGGCGGCGAAGACTTGGGACCGGAGATCGATGTTTATAGCTGGGGACGAATCCTGGTGCATGCCGCAACAGGATCGGTTCCCGAGGTGGGCGGCGAACTGGCGGCACTTGAAGGTGTCCGGCTCCCGAAATCGGTGCGTGAGATCGCGGTGGCTGCGGTGCAGCCGCCACGAAGTAAGCGGCCACACAGCATGGAAGAAGTGATACGAGCGATTCGGTCGTGGAAATGA
- a CDS encoding helix-turn-helix domain-containing protein, giving the protein MRDLQRASMPEQSSGVTTLLISADELATILGTSKRTVWRLLSAGLLPRPVHLGKSTRWRLDEVHRWIDSGCPTANNSPTATRRNRKEG; this is encoded by the coding sequence ATGCGTGACCTTCAACGGGCAAGTATGCCCGAGCAATCGTCGGGCGTGACGACCTTGCTCATCTCCGCTGATGAGCTGGCGACGATCCTCGGCACCTCGAAACGCACCGTCTGGCGACTGCTCTCTGCCGGCCTGTTACCACGACCCGTTCACCTCGGAAAGAGCACCCGCTGGCGGCTCGACGAGGTCCACCGTTGGATCGACTCGGGTTGCCCTACTGCGAACAATTCTCCAACCGCGACACGCCGAAACCGGAAGGAAGGTTAA